From the genome of Eucalyptus grandis isolate ANBG69807.140 chromosome 2, ASM1654582v1, whole genome shotgun sequence, one region includes:
- the LOC104428267 gene encoding protein SRC2 homolog, with translation MASTLPPLSLEITMVSAMDLKADDVYVVSLSGDKSNQEQHIPIHKDGSINRTFVVTMDQAAAPASCLNFEIENAKRTKHVGKVDAPVKELLEVGGIGDEKPKVLSREVRWSSGETQGLLKFSYKFKLTVAAPSPAMNVDGTVVSYPPAPAPPAAYPPAMPRAARNPQTACLPNFAPTFGYGPPAHVHPPAVQGYPGPRPPATYQTPPPWAAQHIQPAGQVNALVAYGYGPLAHAHPPAGHGYPALPPPAAYPPPPPRAVQYTQRADPANAVLAYGYPPPAYAHPPAGHGYAAPRPRAGRNFVQRVMSGAAVEALSNMLGSADDPGSDDGFFLPMSGLE, from the coding sequence ATGGCCTCAACTCTTCCTCCGTTGTCTCTGGAGATAACCATGGTCTCCGCCATGGACCTCAAGGCCGATGATGTCTACGTCGTCTCTCTCTCCGGCGACAAGAGTAACCAAGAGCAGCACATCCCAATCCACAAGGACGGCAGCATAAACCGCACTTTCGTCGTCACCATGGACCAGGCCGCAGCTCCCGCCAGCTGCCTCAACTTCGAGATCGAGAATGCCAAGCGCACCAAGCACGTCGGCAAGGTCGATGCGCCGGTCAAGGAGCTGCTCGAGGTGGGCGGCATTGGCGACGAGAAGCCGAAGGTGTTGAGCCGCGAAGTGAGGTGGTCATCCGGGGAGACTCAGGGCCTTCTCAAATTTTCTTACAAGTTCAAGCTTACCGTCGCAGCGCCCTCGCCAGCGATGAACGTGGACGGGACAGTCGTGAGTTATCCACCTGCACCGGCCCCGCCTGCCGCGTACCCGCCCGCTATGCCCAGGGCAGCGCGGAACCCTCAGACAGCATGTCTGCCGAACTTTGCGCCCACCTTTGGTTATGGGCCGCCGGCACACGTGCATCCCCCGGCAGTACAGGGGTACCCAGGCCCACGACCTCCTGCCACCTACCAAACACCACCGCCCTGGGCAGCGCAGCACATTCAGCCCGCAGGTCAGGTGAACGCCCTGGTCGCATATGGTTATGGGCCGCTGGCACACGCGCATCCCCCGGCAGGACACGGCTACCCAGCCCTACCACCACCTGCTGCGTACCCCCCACCACCGCCCCGAGCAGTGCAATACACTCAGCGCGCGGATCCGGCGAACGCCGTGCTCGCATATGGTTATCCGCCGCCGGCGTACGCACATCCCCCGGCAGGACACGGGTATGCAGCCCCAAGGCCGCGTGCCGGCAGGAACTTCGTGCAGAGGGTGATGAGCGGGGCCGCTGTAGAGGCGTTGTCGAATATGCTGGGATCGGCTGATGACCCCGGATCCGATGACGGTTTTTTTCTTCCGATGTCTGGTCTTGAGTGA
- the LOC104428268 gene encoding leucine-rich repeat extensin-like protein 5, with protein sequence MDEDETATAYPPATAPPTTNPPPMTTAAPNPPTAYMPNATPTNGHGPPAHVHPPAGQGYPAPPPPVAYLPPMPGAAQNPQAAYLLYAIPPYGYGRPAHLHPLAGHGYPARPPPAAYQPPMTGAAPNPQMAYPPNAMYTYGYGPPSQVHALAGHRYPAPPPPAAYPPPMPWPAQYTQPALPTYGYGPPARMHTPAGHGYAAPWPLAGGDFLQRVMTGAAVEALLNILGSPGTGDGLFPDSWF encoded by the coding sequence ATGGACGAGGACGAGACAGCCACTGCTTATCCACCTGCAACAGCGCCGCCCACTACGAACCCGCCACCAATGACCACGGCAGCGCCGAACCCTCCGACGGCATATATGCCGAACGCCACGCCCACAAATGGTCATGGGCCACCGGCACACGTGCATCCCCCAGCAGGGCAGGGGTACCCAGCCCCACCGCCGCCTGTCGCGTACCTGCCACCAATGCCCGGGGCAGCGCAGAACCCTCAGGCGGCATATCTGCTGTACGCCATACCCCCTTACGGTTATGGGCGGCCGGCACACTTGCATCCCCTGGCAGGACATGGGTACCCAGCCCGACCACCGCCTGCCGCGTACCAGCCACCAATGACGGGGGCAGCGCCAAACCCTCAGATGGCATATCCGCCCAACGCCATGTATACATATGGTTATGGGCCGCCGTCACAAGTGCATGCCCTGGCAGGACACAGGTACCCAGCCCCACCGCCGCCTGCTGCATACCCGCCACCAATGCCCTGGCCAGCGCAGTACACTCAGCCCGCCCTGCCCACATATGGCTATGGGCCGCCGGCACGCATGCACACCCCGGCAGGACACGGATATGCAGCCCCATGGCCGCTTGCCGGCGGGGACTTCCTGCAGAGGGTGATGACCGGGGCCGCTGTGGAGGCGTTGTTGAATATCTTGGGATCACCCGGAACCGGTGACGGGCTTTTTCCCGATTCCTGGTTTTGA